GTGGAAGGGGGTTCCGCTGGCCCAGCCTGCTGGACACACACCTGCGTGTTCACACCGGAGAGAAGCCCTTTGAATGTACTGTGTGTAAAATGCGATTTTACACCTCCAGCGAGGTGACTAAACACCAGCGATTTCACACCGGAGAGAAACCGTTTGAATGTACAGTCTGCAAAAAGAGATTTCACACGTCCAGTAACTTGACACAGCATCAGAAAATTCACACTGGAGAGAAACCGTTTGAGTGTACTGTGTGCACAAAGAAATTTTACAGATCTTGCGACTTGACCAAACATCAGCGAATTCACACCGGAGAGAAACCATTTGAATGTAcggtgtgtaagaagagatttcaCACGTCCAGTAACTTGATCCAGCATCAGCAAATTCACGCTGTTGAGAAACCGTTTGAGTGTACGGTGTGTAGAAAGCGATTTTATACTTCCAGTCTCTTGACGCAGCATCAGaagattcacactggggagaaaccGTTTGAATGTACAGTGTGCAGAAAGCGATTTTACCGATCTGGTTACTTGATTGagcaccagcgaattcacacagGAGAGAAGAGGTTTGAATGCACAGTCTGTAAAAGAAATTTCACACGTCCAGTAACTTGAATAAACATTTGAAAATTCACACTGGAGAGAAGCCATTTGAATGTTCGGTGTGTAGAAAGCGATTTTACACGTCCAGTAACTTGACACAGCATCAGCAAATTCACACTGGGAGAAAGCATTTCAATGCACAGTGTGTAAAAAGAGATTTAAAAGTTTCCGATACTTGTTACAGCATCAAACAAagcacactggggaaagaatgttGAATCCGCTGGATTAGACTGAGGATTGCTGCCTGCACTTTGTGCATTTTTGCCTGTCTGATGAGTTGCTTTGCACTGTTTCAATGTTGGAAATTGCTGCAGTAACTTTCCCCGTCCGAGACAATGATTGTGATTATATCCCTGTCAGACTGACTCACAATCCTGTCACACCACTTCTCATGGTTAAATCCAGAATGCAGTGTTAAATGCCAATAGATTTAAGAACACGGGAGCAGAACAACAGAGATTGCTCTTTCAGAGATAATGGATAACTGACCAGTTCATTCTACTGTGTCCTCAAACTCGGTGATACTAATAACTGACCGGCCTGTTCCACTCTGTCTCAAACTCGGTGATACTGATAACTGACCGGCCTGTTCTACTGTGTCTCAAACTCGGTGATACTGATAACTGACCGGCCTGTTCTACTCTGTCTCAAACTCTGATACTGATAACTGACCGGCCTGTTCTACTGTGTCTCAAACTCTGACACTGATAACTGACCGGCCTGTTCCACTCTGTCTCAAACTCTGATACTGATAACTGACCGgcctgtttcactctgtctcaaaCTCCGTGATACTGATAACTGACCGGCCTGTTCCACTCTGTCTCAAACTCCGTGATACTGATAACTGACCGgcctgtttcactctgtctcaaaCTCCGTGATACTGATAACTGACCGGCCTGTTCCACTCTGTCTCAAACTCCGATACTGataactgactggcctgtttcactctgtctcaaaCTCCGTGATACTGATAACTGACCGGCCTGTTCCACTCTGTCTCAAACTCTGATACTGATAACTGACCGGCCTGTTCCACTCTGTCTCAAACTCTGATACTGATAACTGACCGGCCTGTTCCACTCTGTCTCAAACTCTGATACTGATAACTGACCGgcctgtttcactctgtctcaaaCTCTGATACTGATAACTGACCGGCCTGTTCCACTCTGTCTCAAACTCTGATACTGATAACTGACCGGCCTGTTCCACTCTGTCTCAAACTCTGATACTGATAACTGACCGgcctgtttcactctgtctcaaaCTCGGTGATACTGATAACTGACCGGCCTGTTCCACTCTGTCTCAAACTCTGATACTGATAACTGACCGGCCTGTTCCACTCTGTCTCAAACTCTGATACTGATAACTGACCGgcctgtttcactctgtctcaaaCTCTGATACTGATAACTGACCGGCCTGTTCCACTCTGTCTCAAACTCTGATACTGATAACTGACCGGCCTGTTCCACTCTGTCTCAAACTCTGATACTGATAACTGACCGGCCTGTTCCACTCTGTCTCAAACTCTGATACTGATAACTGACCGGCCTGTTCCACTCTGTCTCAAACTCGGTGATACTGATAACTGACCGGCCTGTTCCACTCTGTCTCAAACTCGGTGATACTGATAACTGACCGGCCTGTTCCACTCTGTCTCAAACTCTGATACTGATAACTGACCGgcctgtttcactctgtctcaaaCTCTGATACTGATAACTGACCGgcctgtttcactctgtctcaaaCTCTGATACTGATAACTGACGCGGCCTGTTCCACTCTGTCTCAAACTCCGTGATACTGATAACTGACCGgcctgtttcactctgtctcaaaCTCTGATACTGATAACTGACCGgcctgtttcactctgtctcaaaCTCTGATACTGATAACTGACCGgcctgtttcactctgtctcaaaCTCTGATACTGATAACTGACCGgcctgtttcactctgtctcaaaCTCCGTGATACTGATAACTGACCGGCCTGTTCCACTCTGTCTCAAACTCTGATACTGATAACTGACCGGCCTGTTCCACTCTGTCTCAAACTCTGATACTGATAACTGACCGGCCTGTTCTACTGTGTCTCAAACTCTGATACTGATAACTGACCGgcctgtttcactctgtctcaaaCTCTGATACTGATAACTGACCGgcctgtttcactctgtctcaaaCTCTGATACTGATAACTGACCGGCCTGTTCCACTCTGTCTCAAACTCTGATACTGATAACTGACCGGCCTGTCCACTCTGTCTCAAACTCTGATACTGATAACTGACCGgcctgtttcactctgtctcaaaCTCCGTGATACTGATAACTGACCGGCCTGTTCCACTCTGTCTCGAACTCTCTGAAGCGGTGGAGTTTGCAGCCGGTATCTCTGCCACCTCTTCGCTTGAGGAAGTCCCAGACTTCTCCAtggctctccccatagccctgcatcgtGCTCTGCTTCAGATATTCTGATTAGTTTCCCTAAGAAAGATGCAAGTCTCTGCCTCAAATACCCACAGTAGCAAAGCAGTCTGCCCTgaaaccaccctctgtgtaaagcaaTGTCACCTAACCCCCTGCTTGATCTCTTTAAATAGATGACCCGACACATCTTTCTGTGCTTAATTCCACAAGTGTACATGATTGGATCACAGAATGTGTATACCGGAGAGATACAATATTCACTTCACAATGTTCCAGTGTGATTTATCTCTCCATGTCTGCAGCCCTCGTCTGTGCTGTGGACTGATTCCAGGGGTGAACTGGGATTGCTCAGTGTCCCTGTGGATGGTTCCAcagtcctgtattatcagtgccccccctttctctgctgtattatcagtgccccccctttctctgtgctgtattatcagtgccccccctttctctgtcctgtattatcagtgcccccctttctctgtgctgtattatcagtgccccccctttctctgctgtattatcagtgccccccctttctctgtgctgtattatcagtgccccccctttctctgtgctgtattatcagtgccccccctttctctgtgctgtattatcagtgccccccctttctcagtcctgtattatcagtgccccccctttctctgtcctgtattatcagtgcccccctttctctgtcctgtattatcagtgccccccctttctctgtgctgtattatcagtgccccccctttctctgctgtattatcagtgcccccctttctctgtcctgtattatcagtgccccccctttctctgtcctgtattatcagtgccccccctttctctgctgtattatcagtgccccccctttctctgtgctgtattatcagtgccccccctttctctgtgctgtattatcagtgccccccctttctctgtgctgtattatcagtgccccccctttctctgtgctgtattatcagtgccccccctttctctgtgctgtattatcagtgccccccctttctctgtgctgtattatcagtgccccccctttctctgtcctgtattatcagtgccccccctttctcagtcctgtattatcagtgcccccctttctctgtgctgtattatcagtgccccccctttctctgtgctgtattatcagtgccccccctttctctgtgctgtattatcagtgcccccctttctctgtcctgtattatcagtgccccccctttctctgtgctgtattatcagtgccccccctttctcagtcctgtattatcagtgccccccctttctctgtgctgtattatcagtgccccccctttctcagtcctgtattatcagtgccccccctttctctgtgctgtattatcagtgccccccctttctcagtcctgtattatcagtgccccccctttctctgtgctgtattatcagtgccccccctttctcagtcctgtattatcagtgccccccctttctctgtgctgtattatcagtgccccccctttctcagtcctgtattatcagtgccccccctttctctgtgctgtattatcagtgccccccctttctctgtgctgtattatcagtgccccccctttccctgtgctgtattagcagtgccccccctttctcagtcctgtattatcagtgccccccctttctcagtcctgtattatcagtgccccccctttctctgtcctgtattatcagtgcccccctttctctgtcctgtattatcagtgcccccctttccctgtgctgtattatcagtgccccccctttcctgtgctgtattatcagtgccccccctttctctgtcctgtattatcagtgccccccctttctctgtcctgtattatcagtgccccccctttccctgtgctgtattatcagtgcccccccctttctctgtcctgtattatcagtgcccccccctttctctgtcctgtattatcagtgcccccccctttctctgtcctgtattatcagtgcccccctttctctgtcctgtattatcagtgcccccccctttctctgtcctgtattatcagtgcccccccctttctctgtcctgtattatcagtgcccccctttctctgtcctgtattatcagtgcccccccctttctctgtcctgtattatcagtgccccccctttccctgtgctgtattatcagtgcccccccctttctctgtcctgtattatcagtgcccccccctttctctgtcctgtattatcagtgcccccccctttctctgtgctgtattatcagtgccccccctttctctgtgctgtattatcagtgccccccctttccctgtgctgtattatcagtgcccccccctttctctgtcctgtattatcagtgcccccccctttctctgtcctgtattatcagtgccccccctttctctgtcctgtattatcagtgccccccctttctctgtgctgtattatcagtgccccccctttctctgtgctgtattatcagtgccccccctttctctgtcctgtattatcagtgccccccctttctctgtcctgtattatcagtgcccccccctttctctgtgctgtattatcagtgccccccctttctctgtgctgtattatcagtgccccccctttctctgtcctgtattatcagtgcccccccctttctctgtgctgtattatcagtgccccccctttctctgtgctgtattatcagtgccccccctttccctgtgctgtattatcagtgccccccctttctctgtcctgtattatcagtgcccccctttctctgtgctgtattatcagtgccccccctttctctgtgctgtattatcagtgccccccctttctctgtgctgtattatcagtgccccccctttctctgtgctgtattatcagtgccccccctttctctgtcctgtattatcagtgccccccctttctctgtgctgtattatcagtgcccccccctttctcagtcctgtattatcagtgccccccctttctctgtgctgtattatcagtgccccccctttctctgtgctgtattatcagtgcccccctttctctgtcctgtattatcagtgccccccctttctctgtcctgtattatcagtgccccccctttctctgtgctgtattatcagtgccccccctttctctgtgctgtattatcagtgccccccctttctctgtgctgtattatcagtgccccccctttccctgtgctgtattatcagtgcccccccctttctctgtgctgtattatcagtgccccccctttctctgtgctgtattatcagtgccccccccctttctctgtgctgtatgatcagtgcccccctttctcagtcctgtattatcagtgccccccctttctctgtgctgtatgatcagtgccccccctttctcagtcctgtattatcagtgcccccccctttctcagtcctgtattatcagtgccccccctttctcagtcctgtattatcagtgccccccctttctctgtcctgtattatcagtgcccccccctttctcagtcctgtattatcagtgccccccctttctctgtcctgtattatcagtgccccccctttccctgtgctgtattatcagtgccccccctttctctgtgctgtattatcagtgccccccctttctctgtgctgtattatcagtgcccccctttctctgtgctgtattatcagtgccccccctttctctgtgctgtattatcagtgccccccctttctctgtcctgtattatcagtgcccccccctttctctgtgctgtattatcagtgccccccctttctctgtgctgtattatcagtgccccccctttctctgtcctgtattatcagtgcgccccccctttctctgtgctgtattatcagtgcccccccctttctctgtgctgtattatcagtgccccccctttctctgtgctgtattatcagtgcccccctttctctgtcctgtattatcagtgccccccccctttctctgtgctgtattatcagtgccccccctttctctgtgctgtattatcagtgcccccctttctctgtcctgtattatcagtgcccccccctttctctgtgctgtattatcagtgccccccctttctctgtgctgtattatcagtgccccccctttctctgtgctgtattatcagtgccccccctttctctgtcctgtattatcagtgcccccccctttccctgtgctgtattatcagtgccccccctttctctgtcctgtattatcagtgccccccctttctctgtcctgtattatcagtgccccccctttctctgtcctgtattatcagtgcccccccctttctctgtgctgtattatcagtgccccccctttctctgtgctgtattatcagtgccccccctttctctgtgctgtattatcagtgcccccctttctctgtgctgtattatcagtgccccccctttctctgtcctgtattatcagtgccccccctttctctgtcctgtattatcagtgcccccccctttctctgtgctgtattatcagtgccccccctttctctgtcctgtattatcagtgccccccctttctctgtgctgtattatcagtgccccccctttctctgtcctgtattatcagtgcccccccccttctcagtcctgtattatcagtgcccccctttctctgtgctgtattatcagtgcccccccctttctctgtgctgtattatcagtgcccccctttctctgtcctgtattatcagtgccccccctttccctgtgctgtattatcagtgccccccctttctctgtcctgtattatcagtgccccccctttccctgtgctgtattatcagtgccccccctttctctgtcctgtattatcagtgccccccctttctctgtgctgtattatcagtgcccccactttctcagtcctgtattatcagtgcccccctttctctgtgctgtattatcagtgcccccccctttctctgtgctgtattatcagtgcccccactttctcagtcctgtattatcagtgccccccctttctctgtgctgtattatcagtgccccccctttctctgtgctgtattatcagtgccccccccctttctctgtgctgtatgatcagtgccccccctttctcagtcctgtattatcagtgccccccctttctctgtgctgtatgatcagtgccccccctttctcagtcctgtattatcagtgccccccctttctcagtcctgtattatcagtgccccccctttctcagtcctgtattatcagtgcccccctttctctgtcctgtattatcagtgccccccctttctcagtcctgtattatcagtgccccccctttctctgtcctgtattatcagtgccccccctttccctgtgctgtattatcagtgccccccctttctctgtgctgtattatcagtgccccccctttctctgtgctgtattatcagtgcccccctttctctgtgctgtattatcagtgccccccctttctctgtgctgtattatcagtgccccccctttctctgtcctgtattatcagtgcccccccctttctctgtgctgtattatcagtgccccccctttctctgtgctgtattatcagtgccccccctttctctgtcctgtattatcagtgccccccccctttctctgtgctgtattatcagtgccccccctttctctgtgctgtattatcagtgccccccctttctctgtgctgtattatcagtgcccccctttctctgtcctgtattatcagtgccccccccctttctctgtgctgtattatcagtgccccccctttctctgtgctgtattatcagtgccccccctttctctgtgctgtattatcagtgccccccctttctctgtcctgtattatcagtgccccccctttctctgtgctgtattatcagtgccccccctttctctgtcctgtattatcagtgccccccccctttctctgtgctgtattatcagtgccccccctttctctgtcctgtattatcagtgcccccccctttctctgtgctgtattatcagtgccccactttctcagtcctgtattatcagtgccccccctttctctgtcctgtattatcagtgcccccccctttctctgtgctgtattatcagtccccccctttctctgtgctgtattatcagtccccccctttctctgtcctgtattatcagtgccccccctttctctgtcctgtattatcagtgccccccctttctctgtgctgtattatcagtgccccccctttctctgtgctgtattatcagtgccccccctttctctgtgctgtattatcagtgccccccctttccctgtgctgtattatcagtgccccccctttctctgtgctgtattatcagtgccccccctttctctgtgctgtattatcagtgccccccctttctctgtgctgtatgatcagtgccccccctttctcagtcctgtattatcagtgccccccctttctctgtcctgtattatcagtgccccccctttctctgtgctgtatgatcagtgccccccctttctcagtcctgtattatcagtgccccccctttctctgtgctgtatgatcagtgcccccctttctcagtcctgtattatcagtgccccccctttctctgtcctgtattatcagtgccccccctttctcagtcctgtattatcagtgccccccct
This DNA window, taken from Heptranchias perlo isolate sHepPer1 unplaced genomic scaffold, sHepPer1.hap1 HAP1_SCAFFOLD_316, whole genome shotgun sequence, encodes the following:
- the LOC137311239 gene encoding zinc finger protein 566-like; protein product: MEIQRGSEMLTGDGHGSPEVAGSSQRTSGNQGRDAFQCNVCGRGFRWPSLLDTHLRVHTGEKPFECTVCKMRFYTSSEVTKHQRFHTGEKPFECTVCKKRFHTSSNLTQHQKIHTGEKPFECTVCTKKFYRSCDLTKHQRIHTGEKPFECTVCKKRFHTSSNLIQHQQIHAVEKPFECTVCRKRFYTSSLLTQHQKIHTGEKPFECTVCRKRFYRSGYLIEHQRIHTGEKRFECTVCKRNFTRPVT